One bacterium genomic region harbors:
- a CDS encoding FMN-binding glutamate synthase family protein: MANNIGMEVKIAPSRFRNPLSKYIIRRSPRCTKCGKCVEVCKFGVHQRSGVAFCRAQEHRCIGESCNACIEQCPEKALSLAVNPLTAVLGDYRWTSDLILSTWYQAETGKLPPVGLEYKVGNSGGGFDKLRFKFPKEKFNLKPEEISTCIPLNRKGDNAHQIEIGIPIYGGGMSFGSVSLSTMLGKAKTAKFWNTFTCTGEGGYPEVLNPYDNHVITQVATGLFGVREQTIQRVRIVEFKYAQGAKPGLGGHLLGDKNTPAVAAMREAVPGTSLFSPFPFHSVYSVEDHKKHVDWIKAINPAVLVSVKVSTPTDVDMVAIGSYYADAHIIHLDGSYGGTGAAPDIAKKNIAMPIEYAIPKVHRFLVAEGVRDKVTLMASGGIRTAHDVAKAIALGADGVIIGTAELVALECVRCANCESGRGCVRGIATTDPELSVMFDAEWAAQRISNLLTSWRNQLVEILQHLGMKSITELVGKTDCLYHIDYEEK; encoded by the coding sequence ATGGCAAATAATATAGGAATGGAGGTAAAAATAGCACCATCAAGGTTTAGAAACCCGCTTTCAAAGTATATCATTCGCAGAAGCCCGCGATGTACTAAATGCGGCAAGTGCGTTGAGGTCTGCAAGTTTGGTGTCCATCAACGCTCTGGCGTAGCTTTCTGTCGAGCCCAGGAGCATAGATGCATCGGGGAGTCCTGTAATGCCTGCATAGAACAGTGCCCTGAGAAAGCCCTATCCTTAGCGGTTAACCCGTTAACTGCGGTCTTAGGTGATTACCGCTGGACTTCAGACCTGATTCTATCTACATGGTATCAGGCAGAAACAGGTAAACTGCCACCAGTAGGGCTTGAATACAAGGTGGGTAATTCTGGCGGCGGCTTTGATAAACTGCGATTCAAATTCCCAAAAGAGAAGTTTAACCTCAAACCAGAAGAGATTTCTACCTGCATTCCACTTAACCGCAAGGGTGATAATGCCCATCAGATTGAAATAGGCATCCCAATCTATGGTGGAGGAATGTCCTTTGGTTCGGTCAGCCTTTCTACAATGTTAGGTAAGGCTAAAACCGCCAAATTCTGGAATACCTTTACCTGCACAGGTGAAGGTGGGTATCCAGAGGTATTAAACCCGTATGATAACCATGTCATTACTCAAGTTGCTACCGGGTTGTTTGGGGTGCGTGAGCAAACCATTCAACGGGTGCGGATAGTTGAGTTTAAATATGCTCAGGGTGCTAAACCAGGGCTGGGTGGACACCTGCTTGGAGATAAAAATACCCCTGCGGTAGCGGCAATGCGAGAGGCTGTGCCAGGAACATCTTTATTCTCTCCCTTCCCCTTTCATTCGGTTTATTCGGTAGAAGACCATAAAAAGCATGTGGATTGGATAAAGGCAATAAATCCTGCTGTTTTAGTTTCGGTAAAGGTATCTACTCCGACGGATGTAGATATGGTAGCAATAGGAAGTTATTACGCTGATGCCCACATTATCCATTTAGACGGTAGTTATGGCGGAACAGGTGCCGCACCCGATATTGCCAAAAAAAATATTGCTATGCCCATAGAATATGCCATCCCAAAGGTGCACAGGTTTTTGGTAGCTGAGGGTGTCCGTGACAAGGTAACCCTGATGGCTTCAGGAGGAATACGCACCGCTCACGATGTAGCTAAAGCTATTGCTCTGGGTGCAGATGGCGTGATAATTGGAACAGCAGAATTGGTTGCTCTTGAGTGTGTTAGATGCGCTAATTGTGAATCAGGCAGAGGCTGTGTGCGAGGTATTGCTACTACTGACCCGGAATTGTCGGTGATGTTTGATGCAGAATGGGCAGCACAACGAATAAGTAATCTTTTGACTTCCTGGCGTAATCAGCTGGTAGAAATACTTCAACACCTTGGAATGAAAAGTATAACTGAATTAGTCGGTAAAACTGACTGCCTGTATCATATTGATTATGAGGAGAAATAG